The genomic interval TTTGACTCTGCAGTGAACCCCGAAGGACGTATTGTCCATGTGAACCAAGCCGATGCCGAGCAGATTGGCAAGCTCCAGGTTCAGGCTATTGCCGAGATGATTGGGTACGAGGGTGAGATTGCCATTCTCTCTGCAGCGGCCACTATGACCAACCAGAATACCTGGATTCGGTACATGCAGGAAGAGCTCAAGGATCCCAAGTACTCGAAGATGCGTCTTGCGGCTATCGTCTACGGCGATGACCTCCGGGACAAAAGCTACAATGAGGCGATGGGTCTTTTCAAGTCCTATCCGAACTTGAAAGGTATTATCTCCCCCACTACGGTTGGTGTGAGCGCTACTGCAAAGGCCATCACCGACGCAGGGCTCATTGGAAAGGTCAAGCTCACCGGCCTTGGTCTGCCAAGTGAAATGGCCGAGTGGGTGAAGAACGGCGCCTGTGAGGCATTCTTCCTCTGGAACCCGGTGGACCTCGGGTACCTTGCAGCGTATGTCGCAGGACTCCTGTGCGAGGGAACCATAACCGGTGCCGAGGGTGAAACCTTTACTGCCGGAAGACTTGGAGAGTACACCATCCGGAAAGCTGGAGACGGAGGCACTGAAGTCCTTCTTGGGCCTCCATTCAGGTTTGATGCCTCCAACATCGACGAGTGGAAAGACGTATTCTGATCCACCACGGTTTGGGGCAGGGAGTATTCCCTGCCCCTCTTTTTGTGAGGTGAAATCCATTGGGCGAGCGGATACTTGAACTCAGAGGAATCTCCAAGTTTTTCCCCGGGGTTAGAGCTTTGGAGCGG from Candidatus Caldatribacterium sp. carries:
- the rhaS gene encoding rhamnose ABC transporter substrate-binding protein → MRKTLVLLGIVFLLVGLLSSGVLAKGFTIAMLVKNVGNPFFEACARGGQEACNELGNTFIFQGPATPTVEGQIEIIENFIAQKVNAICVSANDFDALVPVLKKAMANGIKVVSFDSAVNPEGRIVHVNQADAEQIGKLQVQAIAEMIGYEGEIAILSAAATMTNQNTWIRYMQEELKDPKYSKMRLAAIVYGDDLRDKSYNEAMGLFKSYPNLKGIISPTTVGVSATAKAITDAGLIGKVKLTGLGLPSEMAEWVKNGACEAFFLWNPVDLGYLAAYVAGLLCEGTITGAEGETFTAGRLGEYTIRKAGDGGTEVLLGPPFRFDASNIDEWKDVF